In Cervus canadensis isolate Bull #8, Minnesota chromosome 6, ASM1932006v1, whole genome shotgun sequence, one DNA window encodes the following:
- the EFS gene encoding embryonal Fyn-associated substrate isoform X2: protein MAIATSAQLARALYDNTAESPQELSFRRGDVLRVLQGEGAGGLDGWCLCSLHGQQGIVPANRVKLLPAGPAPKPGLSQVPPTQPGSPHAAPEHGSEDQEVYDVPPTALRVPSNGPYDSPASFARPLAQVAPQSLGEDEEPYDVPLAPKSPSDLEPDLEWEGGREPGPPLYAAPSNLKRASALLNLYEAPEELLADGEVGGADEGIYDVPLLGPETPSSPEPLGASASSDPDTLALLLARSPPPPHRPRLPSAESLSRRPLPALPVPEAPSPSPAPSPAPGRKGSIQDRPLPPPPPCLPGYGGPKVGGDPEGREVEDHPAGYHNEYEGIPVAEEYDYVHLKGMDKAQEARPPDKASPGDPEQLERGPPEQQEALSPGEPLVLPTGDLQLLHFYAGQCQGHYSTLQAAVAALMSSTQANQPPRLFVPHGKRVLVAAHRLVFVGDTLGRLAASAPLRAQVGAAGTALGQALRATVLAIKGAALGYPSSPAAQEMAQCVADLAGRALQFTTLLASLAP from the exons GCGCAGCTGGCCCGGGCGCTATACGACAACACAGCGGAGTCCCCGCAGGAGCTGTCCTTCCGCCGCGGGGACGTTCTGCGGGTACTGCAGGGGGAAGGCGCTGGTGGGCTGGATGGCTGGTGCCTCTGCTCCCTGCATGGCCAGCAGGGCATCGTGCCTGCCAACAGAGTGAAGCTCCTTCCGGCTGGCCCAGCACCCAAGCCTGGCCTCTCCCAGGTGCCCCCAACCCAGCCGGGCTCACCACATGCAGCCCCAGAGCATGGCAGTGAGGACCAGGAG GTCTACGACGTACCCCCCACTGCCCTCCGCGTTCCCTCCAATGGCCCCTATGACTCCCCAGCCTCCTTTGCCCGCCCTCTGGCTCAGGTTGCCCCCCAGTCCCTTGGAGAGGATGAAGAGCCCTATGATGTGCCTCTGGCCCCAAAGTCACCATCAGACCTGGAGCCAGATCTGGAGTGGGAGGGGGGCCGGGAGCCAGGGCCCCCCCTCTACGCTGCCCCCTCCAACCTGAAACGAGCATCAGCCCTGCTCAATCTGTACGAAGCACCAGAGGAACTGCTGGCAGACGGGGAAGTTGGGGGCGCTGACGAGGGCATCTATGACGTCCCCCTGCTGGGGCCAGAGACACCCTCTTCTCCAGAGCCCCTGGGAGCTTCGGCCTCCAGTGACCCGGACACCCTGGCCCTCCTTCTGGCCAgaagccccccgcccccacacaggCCCCGGCTGCCCTCAGCCGAGAGTCTGTCCCGCCGCCCTCTGCCTGCCTTGCCTGTGCCGGAGGCCCCCAGCCCTTCCCCGGCTCCTTCTCCTGCTCCGGGCCGGAAGGGCAGCATCCAGGAcaggcccctgcccccacccccaccgtgcCTGCCTGGCTACGGGGGCCCCAAGGTGGGGGGGGATCCGGAGGGCAGGGAGGTGGAGGACCACCCGGCAGGATACCACAATGAGTATGAGGGCATCCCGGTGGCCGAGGAGTACGACTACGTCCACCTGAAG GGCATGGATAAAGCTCAGGAAGCCAGGCCTCCAGATAAGGCCTCCCCAGGGGATCCCGAACAGCTGGAGAGGGGGCCGCCAGAGCAGCAG GAGGCCCTGTCCCCCGGGGAGCCACTGGTTCTGCCCACTGGAGATCTACAGCTCCTGCACTTCTACGCCGGGCAGTGCCAGGGCCACTACTCAACACTGCAGGCGGCTGTGGCAGCCCTGATGTCCAGCACCCAGGCAAACCAGCCCCCGCGCCTCTTTGTGCCCCACGGCAAGCGGGTGCTGGTGGCTGCTCACCGCCTGGTGTTCGTTGGGGATACCCTGGGCCGCCTGGCAGCCTCTGCCCCTCTGCGAGCACAGGTCGGGGCCGCGGGCACAGCGCTGGGCCAGGCATTGCGGGCCACAGTGCTGGCCATCAAGGGGGCCGCCCTGGGCTACCCATCCAGCCCTGCAGCCCAAGAGATGGCGCAGTGCGTGGCGGACCTGGCGGGGCGGGCCCTGCAGTTCACCACTCTGCTCGCCAGCCTGGCCCCCTGA
- the EFS gene encoding embryonal Fyn-associated substrate isoform X1, whose product MAIATSAQLARALYDNTAESPQELSFRRGDVLRVLQGEGAGGLDGWCLCSLHGQQGIVPANRVKLLPAGPAPKPGLSQVPPTQPGSPHAAPEHGSEDQELYVVPPPARPCPTSRPPTGPCPPSPDPIYKVPRGGGTQLAAPGAALEVYDVPPTALRVPSNGPYDSPASFARPLAQVAPQSLGEDEEPYDVPLAPKSPSDLEPDLEWEGGREPGPPLYAAPSNLKRASALLNLYEAPEELLADGEVGGADEGIYDVPLLGPETPSSPEPLGASASSDPDTLALLLARSPPPPHRPRLPSAESLSRRPLPALPVPEAPSPSPAPSPAPGRKGSIQDRPLPPPPPCLPGYGGPKVGGDPEGREVEDHPAGYHNEYEGIPVAEEYDYVHLKGMDKAQEARPPDKASPGDPEQLERGPPEQQEALSPGEPLVLPTGDLQLLHFYAGQCQGHYSTLQAAVAALMSSTQANQPPRLFVPHGKRVLVAAHRLVFVGDTLGRLAASAPLRAQVGAAGTALGQALRATVLAIKGAALGYPSSPAAQEMAQCVADLAGRALQFTTLLASLAP is encoded by the exons GCGCAGCTGGCCCGGGCGCTATACGACAACACAGCGGAGTCCCCGCAGGAGCTGTCCTTCCGCCGCGGGGACGTTCTGCGGGTACTGCAGGGGGAAGGCGCTGGTGGGCTGGATGGCTGGTGCCTCTGCTCCCTGCATGGCCAGCAGGGCATCGTGCCTGCCAACAGAGTGAAGCTCCTTCCGGCTGGCCCAGCACCCAAGCCTGGCCTCTCCCAGGTGCCCCCAACCCAGCCGGGCTCACCACATGCAGCCCCAGAGCATGGCAGTGAGGACCAGGAG TTGTACGTGGTGCCACCCCCAGCTCGACCCTGTCCTACCTCAAGACCTCCAACTGgaccctgcccaccctcccctgACCCCATCTACAAGGTCCCCAGAGGTGGTGGGACCCAACTGGCTGCCCCTGGAGCTGCCTTGGAG GTCTACGACGTACCCCCCACTGCCCTCCGCGTTCCCTCCAATGGCCCCTATGACTCCCCAGCCTCCTTTGCCCGCCCTCTGGCTCAGGTTGCCCCCCAGTCCCTTGGAGAGGATGAAGAGCCCTATGATGTGCCTCTGGCCCCAAAGTCACCATCAGACCTGGAGCCAGATCTGGAGTGGGAGGGGGGCCGGGAGCCAGGGCCCCCCCTCTACGCTGCCCCCTCCAACCTGAAACGAGCATCAGCCCTGCTCAATCTGTACGAAGCACCAGAGGAACTGCTGGCAGACGGGGAAGTTGGGGGCGCTGACGAGGGCATCTATGACGTCCCCCTGCTGGGGCCAGAGACACCCTCTTCTCCAGAGCCCCTGGGAGCTTCGGCCTCCAGTGACCCGGACACCCTGGCCCTCCTTCTGGCCAgaagccccccgcccccacacaggCCCCGGCTGCCCTCAGCCGAGAGTCTGTCCCGCCGCCCTCTGCCTGCCTTGCCTGTGCCGGAGGCCCCCAGCCCTTCCCCGGCTCCTTCTCCTGCTCCGGGCCGGAAGGGCAGCATCCAGGAcaggcccctgcccccacccccaccgtgcCTGCCTGGCTACGGGGGCCCCAAGGTGGGGGGGGATCCGGAGGGCAGGGAGGTGGAGGACCACCCGGCAGGATACCACAATGAGTATGAGGGCATCCCGGTGGCCGAGGAGTACGACTACGTCCACCTGAAG GGCATGGATAAAGCTCAGGAAGCCAGGCCTCCAGATAAGGCCTCCCCAGGGGATCCCGAACAGCTGGAGAGGGGGCCGCCAGAGCAGCAG GAGGCCCTGTCCCCCGGGGAGCCACTGGTTCTGCCCACTGGAGATCTACAGCTCCTGCACTTCTACGCCGGGCAGTGCCAGGGCCACTACTCAACACTGCAGGCGGCTGTGGCAGCCCTGATGTCCAGCACCCAGGCAAACCAGCCCCCGCGCCTCTTTGTGCCCCACGGCAAGCGGGTGCTGGTGGCTGCTCACCGCCTGGTGTTCGTTGGGGATACCCTGGGCCGCCTGGCAGCCTCTGCCCCTCTGCGAGCACAGGTCGGGGCCGCGGGCACAGCGCTGGGCCAGGCATTGCGGGCCACAGTGCTGGCCATCAAGGGGGCCGCCCTGGGCTACCCATCCAGCCCTGCAGCCCAAGAGATGGCGCAGTGCGTGGCGGACCTGGCGGGGCGGGCCCTGCAGTTCACCACTCTGCTCGCCAGCCTGGCCCCCTGA
- the SLC22A17 gene encoding solute carrier family 22 member 17 isoform X1: MGSSLSLAVPPGPLSFEALLAQVGALGGGQQLQLGLCCLPVLFVALGLASDPIFTLAPPLHCHYGAFPPNASGWEQPPNASGVSVASAALAASAASRLATSADPSCSGFAPPDFNHCLKDWDYNGLPVLTTNAIGQWDLVCDLGWQVILEQILFILGFASGYLFLGYPADRFGRRGIVLLTLGLVGPCGVGGAAAGSSTGVMALRFLLGFLLAGVDLGVYLMRLELCDPTQRLRVALAGELVGVGGHFLFLGLALVSKDWRFLQRMITAPCILFLFYGWPGLFLESARWLIVKRQIEEAQSVLRILAERNRPHGQMLGEEAQEALQDLENTCPVPATSSFSFASLLNYRNIWKNLLILGFTNFIAHAIRHCYQPVGGGGSPSDFYLCSLLASGTAALACVFLGVTVDRFGRRGILLLSMTLTGIASLALLGLWDYLNEAAITTFSVLGLFSSQAAGILSTLLAAEIIPTTVRGRGLGLIMALGALGGLSGPAQRLHMGHGAFLQHVVLAACALLCILSIMLLPETKRKLLPEVLRDGELCRRPSLLRQPPPNRCDHVPLLATPNPAL; encoded by the exons ATGGGCAGCAGCCTGTCGCTGGCCGTGCCCCCCGGCCCGCTCAGCTTCGAGGCGCTGCTCGCCCAGGTGGGGGCGCTGGGCGGCGGCCAGCAGCTGCAGCTCGGCCTCTGCTGCCTGCCCGTGCTCTTCGTGGCGCTGGGCCTGGCCTCCGACCCCATCTTCACGCTGGCACCCCCGCTGCATTGCCACTACGGGGCCTTCCCCCCCAACGCCTCCGGCTGGGAGCAGCCCCCCAACGCCAGCGGCGTCAGCGTGGCCAGCGCGGCCCTAGCCGCCAGCGCCGCCAGCCGCCTCGCCACCAGTGCGGACCCCTCGTGCAGCGGCTTCGCTCCGCCGGACTTCAACCACTGTCTCAAGGACTGGGACTATAACGGCCTCCCGGTGCTCACCACCAACGCCATCGGCCAG TGGGATCTGGTGTGTGACCTGGGCTGGCAGGTGATCCTGGAGCAGATCCTCTTCATCTTGGGCTTCGCCTCCGGCTACCTGTTCCTGGGCTACCCAGCAGACAG GTTTGGCCGACGCGGGATTGTGCTGCTGACTCTGGGACTGGTGGGCCCCTGTGGAGTGGGAGGTGCTGCTGCAGGTTCCTCCACGGGCGTCATGGCCCTCCGATTCCTCCTGGGCTTCCTGCTTGCTGGCGTTGACCTTGGTGTCTACCTGATGC GGCTGGAGCTGTGCGACCCAACCCAGAGGCTTCGGGTGGCCCTGGCGGGGGAgttggtgggggtaggggggcaCTTCCTGTTCCTGGGCCTGGCCCTTGTCTCTAAGGACTGGCGATTTCTTCAGCGAATGATCACCGCTCCCTGCATCCTCTTCCTGTTTTATGG ctggcCGGGTCTGTTTCTGGAGTCCGCACGGTGGCTGATAGTGAAGCGACAGATTGAGGAGGCCCAGTCTGTGCTGAGGATCCTGGCTGAGCGGAACCGGCCCCATGGGCAGATGCTGGGAGAGGAGGCCCAGGAGGCCCTGCAGG aCCTGGAGAACACCTGCCCTGTCCCTGCAACATCCTCCTTTTCCTTCGCTTCCCTCCTCAACTACCGCAACATCTGGAAAAATCTGCTTATCCTGGGCTTCACCAA CTTTATTGCCCACGCCATTCGCCACTGCTACCAGcctgtgggaggaggagggagcccATCGGACTTCTACCTGTGTTCCCTGCTGGCCAGCGGCACAGCGGCCCTGGCCTGCGTCTTCCTGGGGGTCACTGTGGACCGATTCGGCCGCCGGGGCATCCTGCTTCTCTCGATGACGCTCACTGGCATTGCATCCCTGGCCCTGCTGGGCCTGTGGGATT ATCTGAACGAGGCCGCCATCACcaccttctctgtccttgggctcTTCTCCTCCCAAGCTGCCGGCATCCTTAGCACCCTCCTTGCTGCCGAAATCATCCCTACCACGGTCCG GGGCCGAGGCCTGGGCCTCATCATGGCACTGGGGGCGCTCGGTGGGCTGAGTGGCCCAGCCCAGCGCCTCCACATGGGCCATGGGGCCTTCCTGCAGCACGTGGTCCTGGCGGCCTGTGCCCTCCTCTGCATCCTCAGCATCATGCTTCTGCCGGAGACCAAGCGCAAGCTCCTGCCGGAGGTGCTCCGGGATGGGGAGCTGTGCCGCCGGCCCTCCCTGCTGCGGCAGCCCCCCCCCAACCGCTGTGACCACGTCCCGCTGCTTgccacccccaaccccgcccTCTGA
- the SLC22A17 gene encoding solute carrier family 22 member 17 isoform X2, translating to MGSSLSLAVPPGPLSFEALLAQVGALGGGQQLQLGLCCLPVLFVALGLASDPIFTLAPPLHCHYGAFPPNASGWEQPPNASGVSVASAALAASAASRLATSADPSCSGFAPPDFNHCLKDWDYNGLPVLTTNAIGQWDLVCDLGWQVILEQILFILGFASGYLFLGYPADRFGRRGIVLLTLGLVGPCGVGGAAAGSSTGVMALRFLLGFLLAGVDLGVYLMRLELCDPTQRLRVALAGELVGVGGHFLFLGLALVSKDWRFLQRMITAPCILFLFYGWPGLFLESARWLIVKRQIEEAQSVLRILAERNRPHGQMLGEEAQEALQDLNEAAITTFSVLGLFSSQAAGILSTLLAAEIIPTTVRGRGLGLIMALGALGGLSGPAQRLHMGHGAFLQHVVLAACALLCILSIMLLPETKRKLLPEVLRDGELCRRPSLLRQPPPNRCDHVPLLATPNPAL from the exons ATGGGCAGCAGCCTGTCGCTGGCCGTGCCCCCCGGCCCGCTCAGCTTCGAGGCGCTGCTCGCCCAGGTGGGGGCGCTGGGCGGCGGCCAGCAGCTGCAGCTCGGCCTCTGCTGCCTGCCCGTGCTCTTCGTGGCGCTGGGCCTGGCCTCCGACCCCATCTTCACGCTGGCACCCCCGCTGCATTGCCACTACGGGGCCTTCCCCCCCAACGCCTCCGGCTGGGAGCAGCCCCCCAACGCCAGCGGCGTCAGCGTGGCCAGCGCGGCCCTAGCCGCCAGCGCCGCCAGCCGCCTCGCCACCAGTGCGGACCCCTCGTGCAGCGGCTTCGCTCCGCCGGACTTCAACCACTGTCTCAAGGACTGGGACTATAACGGCCTCCCGGTGCTCACCACCAACGCCATCGGCCAG TGGGATCTGGTGTGTGACCTGGGCTGGCAGGTGATCCTGGAGCAGATCCTCTTCATCTTGGGCTTCGCCTCCGGCTACCTGTTCCTGGGCTACCCAGCAGACAG GTTTGGCCGACGCGGGATTGTGCTGCTGACTCTGGGACTGGTGGGCCCCTGTGGAGTGGGAGGTGCTGCTGCAGGTTCCTCCACGGGCGTCATGGCCCTCCGATTCCTCCTGGGCTTCCTGCTTGCTGGCGTTGACCTTGGTGTCTACCTGATGC GGCTGGAGCTGTGCGACCCAACCCAGAGGCTTCGGGTGGCCCTGGCGGGGGAgttggtgggggtaggggggcaCTTCCTGTTCCTGGGCCTGGCCCTTGTCTCTAAGGACTGGCGATTTCTTCAGCGAATGATCACCGCTCCCTGCATCCTCTTCCTGTTTTATGG ctggcCGGGTCTGTTTCTGGAGTCCGCACGGTGGCTGATAGTGAAGCGACAGATTGAGGAGGCCCAGTCTGTGCTGAGGATCCTGGCTGAGCGGAACCGGCCCCATGGGCAGATGCTGGGAGAGGAGGCCCAGGAGGCCCTGCAGG ATCTGAACGAGGCCGCCATCACcaccttctctgtccttgggctcTTCTCCTCCCAAGCTGCCGGCATCCTTAGCACCCTCCTTGCTGCCGAAATCATCCCTACCACGGTCCG GGGCCGAGGCCTGGGCCTCATCATGGCACTGGGGGCGCTCGGTGGGCTGAGTGGCCCAGCCCAGCGCCTCCACATGGGCCATGGGGCCTTCCTGCAGCACGTGGTCCTGGCGGCCTGTGCCCTCCTCTGCATCCTCAGCATCATGCTTCTGCCGGAGACCAAGCGCAAGCTCCTGCCGGAGGTGCTCCGGGATGGGGAGCTGTGCCGCCGGCCCTCCCTGCTGCGGCAGCCCCCCCCCAACCGCTGTGACCACGTCCCGCTGCTTgccacccccaaccccgcccTCTGA
- the LOC122443201 gene encoding polyadenylate-binding protein 2 isoform X1: MAAAAAAAAAAGAAGGRGSGPGRRRHLVPGAGGEAGEGAPGGAGDYGNGLESEELEPEELLLEPEPEPEPEEEPPRPRAPPGAPGPGPGSGAPGNQEEEEEPGLVEGDPGDGAIEDPELEAIKARVREMEEEAEKLKELQNEVEKQMNMSPPPGNAGPVIMSIEEKMEADARSIYVGNVDYGATAEELEAHFHGCGSVNRVTILCDKFSGHPKGFAYIEFSDKESVRTSLALDESLFRGRQIKVIPKRTNRPGISTTDRGFPRARYRARTTNYNSSRSRFYSGFNSRPRGRVYRGRARATSWYSPY; the protein is encoded by the exons atggcggcggcggcggcggcggcagcagcagcgggGGCTGCGGGCGGTCGGGGCTCCGGGCCGGGGCGGCGGCGCCATCTTGTGCCCGGGGCCGGTGGGGAGGCCGGGGAGGGGGCCCCGGGGGGCGCAGGGGACTACGGGAACGGCTTGGAGTCTGAGGAACTGGAGCCTGAGGAGCTGCTGCTGGAGCCCGAGCCGGAGCCCGAGCCCGAAGAGGAgccgccccggccccgcgcccCACCGGGAGCTCCGGGCCCTGGGCCTGGCTCGGGAGCCCCCGGcaaccaggaggaggaggaggagccgggACTGGTCGAGGGTGACCCGGGGGACGGCGCCATTGAGGACCCG GAGCTGGAAGCGATCAAAGCTCGAGTTAGGGAGATGGAGGAAGAAGCTGAGAAGCTAAAGGAGCTGCAGAACGAGGTAGAGAAGCAGATGAATATGAGTCCACCTCCGGGCAATG ctGGCCCAGtgatcatgtccattgaggagAAGATGGAGGCTGATGCCCGTTCCATCTATGTTGGCAAT GTGGACTATGGTGCAACAGCAGAAGAGCTGGAAGCACACTTTCATGGCTGTGGTTCAGTCAACCGCGTTACTATACTCTGTGACAAATTTAGTGGCCATCCCAAAGG GTTTGCGTATATAGAGTTCTCAGACAAAGAGtcagtgaggacttccctggccttAGATGAATCCTTATTTAGAGGAAGACAGATCAAG GTGATCCCTAAACGAACCAACAGACCAGGCATCAGCACAACAGACCGAGGTTTCCCACGAGCCCGATACCGTGCCCGAACCACCAACTACAACAGTTCCCGCTCTCGATTCTACAGTGGTTTTAACAGCAGGCCCCGGGGTCGCGTCTACAG GGGCCGGGCTAGAGCGACATCATGGTATTCCCCTTACTAA
- the LOC122443201 gene encoding polyadenylate-binding protein 2 isoform X3 codes for MEEEAEKLKELQNEVEKQMNMSPPPGNAGPVIMSIEEKMEADARSIYVGNVDYGATAEELEAHFHGCGSVNRVTILCDKFSGHPKGFAYIEFSDKESVRTSLALDESLFRGRQIKVIPKRTNRPGISTTDRGFPRARYRARTTNYNSSRSRFYSGFNSRPRGRVYRGRARATSWYSPY; via the exons ATGGAGGAAGAAGCTGAGAAGCTAAAGGAGCTGCAGAACGAGGTAGAGAAGCAGATGAATATGAGTCCACCTCCGGGCAATG ctGGCCCAGtgatcatgtccattgaggagAAGATGGAGGCTGATGCCCGTTCCATCTATGTTGGCAAT GTGGACTATGGTGCAACAGCAGAAGAGCTGGAAGCACACTTTCATGGCTGTGGTTCAGTCAACCGCGTTACTATACTCTGTGACAAATTTAGTGGCCATCCCAAAGG GTTTGCGTATATAGAGTTCTCAGACAAAGAGtcagtgaggacttccctggccttAGATGAATCCTTATTTAGAGGAAGACAGATCAAG GTGATCCCTAAACGAACCAACAGACCAGGCATCAGCACAACAGACCGAGGTTTCCCACGAGCCCGATACCGTGCCCGAACCACCAACTACAACAGTTCCCGCTCTCGATTCTACAGTGGTTTTAACAGCAGGCCCCGGGGTCGCGTCTACAG GGGCCGGGCTAGAGCGACATCATGGTATTCCCCTTACTAA